From a region of the bacterium genome:
- a CDS encoding PHP domain-containing protein, with protein MTGLSVDLHIHTSYSDGLYSPEEIVRLAHDTNLKGISITDHDTIAGVEEARIEARELGIDILSGVELSCELEGYEIHILGYFAPGRESELEEKLEWYQMKRTERASDILDRLKRHGIELDMNEVRRFSKGKSIGRLHVAKALIAQGRGSSIHEIFSRYLGPDGLAYVPKVKLAIPDAVDLIHEHQGVAVLAHPGMYRIPDAAERTVDYLDGIEVWYPEHSPTLEDTLYAFAIENRLIPTGGSDFHGVGRIEIGHVRVSYTTFTRLLDVAVGV; from the coding sequence TTCGCCAGAGGAGATTGTTCGCCTTGCGCACGACACCAATCTAAAAGGAATTTCGATAACGGATCACGATACGATTGCTGGAGTCGAAGAAGCTCGTATTGAAGCAAGAGAACTGGGGATAGATATACTTTCAGGGGTTGAACTGTCATGTGAATTAGAAGGATATGAGATTCACATCTTGGGATACTTTGCGCCTGGGAGAGAATCCGAGCTCGAAGAAAAGCTTGAATGGTATCAGATGAAGAGAACGGAAAGAGCTTCGGATATTCTTGACAGGCTAAAGCGTCATGGAATAGAGCTTGATATGAACGAGGTGCGTCGTTTCTCAAAAGGTAAATCAATAGGAAGGCTTCATGTGGCAAAGGCGCTGATTGCCCAGGGCAGAGGCTCCAGTATCCACGAAATCTTCAGTCGGTATCTCGGACCTGACGGTCTTGCTTACGTTCCTAAGGTTAAACTGGCGATACCGGATGCGGTAGATCTTATTCATGAGCATCAAGGTGTTGCAGTTCTCGCTCACCCAGGGATGTATCGCATTCCCGATGCGGCTGAACGTACGGTTGACTATCTTGACGGTATTGAGGTCTGGTATCCTGAGCATTCTCCAACACTTGAGGATACGCTTTACGCTTTTGCGATTGAAAACAGGCTGATTCCTACCGGCGGATCAGATTTTCACGGGGTTGGAAGAATAGAAATAGGCCATGTCAGGGTTTCTTATACGACTTTTACGAGGCTTCTTGATGTTGCCGTAGGCGTATGA